A single Micromonospora sp. CCTCC AA 2012012 DNA region contains:
- a CDS encoding MOSC domain-containing protein, giving the protein MAGRLVTVNLGAVTEAEWAGDASGRTGIDKRPVDGPVLLRADGVAGDFIGERAHHGGADQAVYAYAEEDAGWWAADLGREIRPGAFGENLTTWAVDVTGAVIGEQWAIGSALLEVTKPRTPCRTFAGFWDMPDLIKRFTVRAAPGAYLRVLRDGEVAAGDPVEVVDRPAHGVTIGEVFRATTLEPELLPRLLDVPELPEPIREKVRRRLVADRAL; this is encoded by the coding sequence ATGGCGGGCAGGCTGGTGACGGTGAACCTCGGCGCGGTGACCGAGGCGGAGTGGGCGGGCGACGCGAGCGGCCGTACGGGCATCGACAAGCGGCCGGTCGACGGCCCGGTGCTGCTGCGGGCCGACGGGGTGGCCGGTGACTTCATCGGCGAGCGGGCCCACCACGGCGGCGCCGACCAGGCCGTCTACGCCTACGCCGAGGAGGACGCCGGCTGGTGGGCGGCCGACCTCGGCCGGGAGATCCGGCCCGGTGCCTTCGGCGAGAACCTCACCACCTGGGCGGTCGACGTCACCGGGGCGGTGATCGGCGAGCAGTGGGCGATCGGCTCGGCCCTGCTCGAGGTCACCAAGCCGCGCACGCCCTGCCGGACGTTCGCCGGCTTCTGGGACATGCCCGACCTGATCAAGCGGTTCACCGTCCGGGCCGCGCCCGGGGCCTACCTGCGGGTGCTGCGCGACGGCGAGGTCGCCGCCGGCGACCCGGTCGAGGTGGTGGACCGTCCCGCGCACGGGGTGACCATCGGGGAGGTGTTCCGGGCGACCACCCTGGAGCCGGAACTGCTGCCCCGGCTGCTGGACGTCCCGGAGCTGCCCGAACCGATCCGGGAGAAGGTCCGCCGCCGGCTCGTCGCCGACCGCGCGCTTTAG
- the dnaJ gene encoding molecular chaperone DnaJ gives MARDYYGILGVSREASDDEIKRAYRKLARQFHPDVNPDPEAQEKFKDINAAYEVLSDDRKRQIVDLGGDPLAPGGGGAGGPGGPGGAGPFVGFQDIMDAFFGGAAGGARGPRPRTRPGADAILRLELDLHETAFGVEAPITVDTAVLCTTCSGAGTAAGTHLATCEACGGRGEVQSVQRTFLGQVVSARPCTVCQGYGTTIPHPCPTCAGDGRVRTRRSLTVKIPAGVEDGMRIRLAQQGEVGPGGGTAGDLYVEIHERPHDVYSRKGDDLHCRVTVPMTAAALGTRLTIKTLDSEETVDVKAGTQPGSTLRLRARGVPHLRGTGRGDLYVHLDVRTPTKLDADQEKMLRDFAKTRGEEVAELTKQGGFFSRMRDAFNGHP, from the coding sequence GTGGCCAGGGACTACTACGGCATTCTCGGTGTGAGCCGGGAGGCCTCCGACGACGAGATCAAGCGCGCCTACCGCAAGCTGGCGCGGCAGTTCCACCCGGATGTCAATCCGGACCCGGAGGCACAGGAGAAGTTCAAGGACATCAACGCCGCGTACGAGGTTCTCTCGGACGACCGGAAGCGGCAGATCGTCGACCTGGGCGGCGACCCGCTCGCCCCGGGCGGCGGGGGTGCCGGTGGGCCCGGCGGTCCCGGTGGGGCGGGGCCGTTCGTCGGCTTCCAGGACATCATGGACGCCTTCTTCGGCGGGGCGGCCGGCGGCGCCCGGGGCCCCCGTCCGCGGACCCGTCCGGGCGCGGACGCGATCCTGCGGCTGGAGCTGGACCTGCACGAGACCGCGTTCGGCGTCGAGGCGCCGATCACCGTCGACACCGCCGTGCTCTGCACCACCTGTTCCGGCGCGGGCACCGCGGCCGGCACCCACCTGGCCACCTGTGAGGCGTGCGGCGGCCGGGGTGAGGTGCAGTCGGTGCAGCGGACCTTCCTCGGTCAGGTGGTCTCCGCCCGGCCCTGCACGGTCTGCCAGGGCTACGGCACCACCATCCCGCACCCCTGCCCGACCTGCGCCGGTGACGGGCGGGTCCGGACCCGCCGCTCGCTGACCGTCAAGATCCCGGCCGGGGTCGAGGACGGCATGCGGATCCGGCTGGCCCAGCAGGGTGAGGTGGGCCCGGGCGGCGGCACGGCCGGCGACCTCTACGTCGAGATCCACGAGCGGCCGCACGACGTCTACTCCCGTAAGGGCGACGACCTGCACTGCCGGGTCACCGTGCCGATGACCGCCGCCGCGCTCGGCACCCGGCTGACCATCAAGACCCTCGACAGCGAGGAGACGGTCGACGTCAAGGCCGGCACCCAGCCGGGCAGCACGCTGCGGCTGCGTGCCCGCGGGGTGCCGCACCTGCGCGGCACCGGCCGGGGTGACCTCTATGTCCACCTGGACGTGCGCACCCCGACGAAGCTCGACGCCGACCAGGAGAAGATGCTGCGCGACTTCGCCAAGACCCGGGGCGAGGAGGTCGCCGAGCTGACCAAGCAGGGCGGCTTCTTCTCCCGGATGCGCGACGCCTTCAACGGGCACCCCTGA
- a CDS encoding carbohydrate ABC transporter permease, producing MKKFALNGAGVLVALFAAFPVYWMVATSLKPNREIFSSTPRPVPAEPTLEHYREILTGNLIPGVTFVDFFLNSVLVAVSTVLLSGLVALLAATAVARFRFRLRTTFLILLLVVQMIPLEALVIPLFLMIQRLGLYNTLPSLILTYLGFSLPFAVWMLRGFVAAVPKELEEAAAIDGASRAQTFRRILFPLVAPGLVATSIFSFITAWNELIFALTFVNDQSRYTLPVAMTFFFGRDDTAWGSVMAASTLFTLPVIVFFLLVQRRMVSGLVAGAVKG from the coding sequence GTGAAGAAGTTCGCCCTCAACGGCGCGGGTGTGCTGGTCGCGCTCTTCGCGGCCTTCCCGGTCTACTGGATGGTCGCCACCTCGCTGAAGCCCAACCGGGAGATCTTCTCCAGCACACCGCGCCCGGTCCCGGCCGAACCCACCCTGGAGCACTACCGGGAGATCCTCACCGGCAACCTGATCCCGGGCGTGACGTTCGTCGACTTCTTCCTCAACAGTGTCCTGGTGGCGGTGTCGACGGTGCTGCTCAGCGGCCTGGTGGCGCTGCTCGCCGCGACGGCGGTGGCCCGCTTCCGGTTCCGGCTGCGGACCACCTTCCTGATCCTGCTGCTGGTGGTGCAGATGATCCCGCTGGAGGCGCTGGTCATCCCGCTCTTCCTGATGATCCAGCGGCTCGGGCTCTACAACACCCTGCCCAGCCTGATCCTGACGTACCTCGGCTTCTCGCTGCCGTTCGCGGTGTGGATGCTGCGCGGCTTCGTCGCCGCGGTGCCGAAGGAGCTGGAGGAGGCGGCGGCGATCGACGGCGCGAGCCGGGCGCAGACCTTCCGGCGGATCCTCTTCCCGCTGGTCGCGCCCGGTCTGGTCGCCACCAGCATCTTCTCCTTCATCACCGCCTGGAACGAGCTGATCTTCGCGCTGACCTTCGTCAACGACCAGAGCCGCTACACCCTGCCGGTGGCGATGACGTTCTTCTTCGGCCGGGACGACACGGCCTGGGGGTCGGTGATGGCGGCGTCCACGCTCTTCACCCTCCCGGTGATCGTCTTCTTCCTGCTGGTCCAACGACGGATGGTCTCCGGGCTGGTCGCGGGCGCGGTCAAGGGCTGA
- a CDS encoding 16S rRNA (uracil(1498)-N(3))-methyltransferase, producing the protein MSAPLFLVEALPTGDTLTLDGPEGHHAADVQRLRVGEELLLADGRGGTAAAVVTAAGRGTLDLRITSRGYVDASVPRLVVVQGIAKGDRGELAVQAMTEVGVDEIVPWAASRSVAQWRGERGVRAREKWAATAREAAKQARRAWLPVVAGSPDESTRTVVRRIAGAAAAFVLHEEAEERLTTAELPATGEIVLVVGPEGGIASAELAAFREAGARPVRLGPSVLRTSTAGVAALSVLSARLDRW; encoded by the coding sequence GTGTCGGCGCCGCTGTTCCTGGTCGAGGCGCTGCCCACCGGTGACACGCTGACCCTGGACGGTCCCGAGGGGCACCACGCCGCCGACGTGCAGCGGCTGCGCGTCGGCGAGGAGCTGCTGCTCGCCGACGGGCGGGGTGGCACGGCCGCCGCCGTGGTCACCGCCGCCGGCCGGGGCACCCTCGACCTCCGGATCACCTCCCGGGGGTACGTCGACGCGTCCGTCCCCCGGCTCGTGGTGGTGCAGGGCATCGCCAAGGGCGACCGGGGCGAGCTGGCCGTGCAGGCGATGACCGAGGTCGGGGTGGACGAGATCGTGCCCTGGGCGGCGTCCCGCTCGGTCGCACAGTGGCGCGGCGAGCGGGGCGTACGGGCGCGGGAGAAGTGGGCGGCGACCGCCCGGGAGGCGGCCAAGCAGGCCCGCCGGGCGTGGCTGCCGGTGGTGGCCGGGTCGCCCGACGAGTCCACCCGGACGGTGGTCCGGCGGATCGCCGGGGCGGCCGCCGCGTTCGTCCTGCACGAGGAGGCGGAGGAGCGGCTCACCACCGCCGAGCTGCCCGCCACCGGGGAGATCGTCCTGGTGGTCGGCCCCGAGGGTGGGATCGCGTCGGCGGAACTCGCCGCGTTCCGTGAGGCCGGTGCCCGTCCCGTCCGGCTCGGCCCGTCGGTGCTGCGCACCTCGACGGCCGGCGTCGCCGCCCTCAGCGTCCTCTCCGCCCGCCTCGACCGCTGGTAG
- a CDS encoding winged helix-turn-helix domain-containing protein: MTAPRFDELIHAPTRLSLVGLLAATEWAEFRYLRDELGLSDSALSKQLSVLEQAGYVEVHKGFVGKRARTSVKLSRHGRGAFDGHVAALQEIVARAGATLAPPGA, encoded by the coding sequence ATGACCGCACCCCGGTTCGACGAGCTGATCCACGCGCCGACCCGGCTGTCGCTGGTGGGCCTGCTCGCCGCCACCGAGTGGGCCGAGTTCCGCTATCTGCGCGACGAGCTCGGGCTCTCCGACTCGGCGCTGTCTAAGCAGCTCAGCGTCCTGGAGCAGGCCGGCTACGTCGAGGTGCACAAGGGCTTCGTGGGCAAGCGGGCGCGCACCTCGGTCAAGCTGAGCCGGCACGGACGCGGCGCGTTCGACGGCCACGTCGCCGCGCTCCAGGAGATCGTCGCCCGGGCCGGCGCGACCCTGGCCCCGCCCGGGGCCTGA
- a CDS encoding SDR family NAD(P)-dependent oxidoreductase: MAGRAVLVTGASRGIGSAVARAFAAGGDRVAVHHRDSAELAERVRADLPGDGHVVVRADLADPEAVRTMVDAAAEQLGGLDVLVNNAGVYGPRDLPHPVFGNTYEQWREQWRLVLETNLTGAANVTWCAAQHMRERGGRVVNVSSRGAFRGEPEQPAYGASKAGLNALGQSLALALAPYGIAVATVAPGFVETDMTTTHLTGERGDAIRAQSPFNRVARPEEIAAAVHWLASPEAEWASGTIVDLNGASYLRS; the protein is encoded by the coding sequence ATGGCGGGACGGGCGGTACTGGTGACGGGGGCCTCGCGCGGCATCGGCAGCGCGGTGGCGAGGGCGTTCGCGGCGGGCGGGGACCGCGTGGCGGTGCACCACCGCGACTCGGCCGAGCTGGCCGAGCGGGTACGCGCCGACCTGCCCGGCGACGGGCACGTGGTGGTCCGCGCCGACCTGGCCGACCCGGAGGCGGTCCGCACGATGGTGGACGCGGCCGCCGAGCAGCTCGGCGGGCTGGACGTGCTGGTGAACAACGCCGGCGTCTACGGGCCCCGGGACCTGCCGCACCCGGTCTTCGGCAACACCTACGAGCAGTGGCGCGAGCAGTGGCGCCTGGTGCTGGAGACCAACCTGACCGGCGCCGCCAACGTGACCTGGTGCGCCGCCCAGCACATGCGCGAGCGGGGTGGCCGGGTCGTCAACGTCTCCTCCCGGGGCGCCTTCCGGGGCGAGCCGGAGCAGCCCGCGTACGGGGCGAGCAAGGCGGGGCTGAACGCGCTCGGCCAGTCGCTGGCGCTGGCCCTGGCCCCGTACGGCATCGCGGTGGCCACGGTCGCCCCCGGCTTCGTCGAGACCGACATGACCACCACCCACCTGACCGGCGAACGCGGCGATGCGATCCGCGCCCAGAGCCCGTTCAACCGGGTGGCCCGCCCGGAGGAGATCGCCGCCGCCGTGCACTGGCTCGCCAGCCCCGAGGCCGAGTGGGCCTCCGGCACCATCGTCGACCTCAACGGCGCCTCCTACCTGCGCAGCTGA
- the ybeY gene encoding rRNA maturation RNase YbeY, whose translation MSIEIANESGVEVDTDAVLAVARHALDEMGVNPLAELSVLLVDVDYMTELNHRWMGGDGPTDVLAFPMDEGSVDHGPGESAPAGGEPALLGDIVLCPEVAAKQAATAGHSPADELHLLTVHGVLHLLGYDHAEPEEEREMFGLQARLLASWRSTRSR comes from the coding sequence TTGTCCATCGAGATCGCCAACGAGTCGGGTGTCGAGGTCGACACCGACGCCGTGCTCGCCGTCGCCCGGCACGCCCTCGACGAGATGGGGGTCAACCCCCTCGCCGAGCTCTCCGTGCTGCTGGTCGACGTCGACTACATGACCGAGCTGAACCACCGCTGGATGGGTGGCGACGGCCCGACCGACGTGCTCGCCTTCCCCATGGACGAGGGCAGCGTCGACCACGGCCCGGGCGAGAGCGCCCCGGCCGGCGGTGAGCCGGCGCTGCTCGGCGACATCGTGCTCTGCCCGGAGGTCGCGGCCAAGCAGGCGGCCACCGCCGGTCACTCGCCCGCGGACGAGCTGCACCTGCTCACCGTGCACGGCGTGCTGCACCTGCTCGGCTACGACCACGCCGAGCCGGAGGAGGAGCGCGAGATGTTCGGGCTCCAGGCCCGACTGCTGGCCAGCTGGCGGTCGACCCGGTCCCGGTGA
- the hemW gene encoding radical SAM family heme chaperone HemW, which yields MPGVLPDGETVPADGSLPAAALTSVGARGFGVYVHVPFCASRCGYCDFNTYTAAELGGGADRESYADTVLAELALARRVLGDAPPRRVDTVFVGGGTPTLLPADDLARILDGIDRTWGLAADAEVTTEANPESVTPDSLRTLRKAGYNRISLGMQSAAPGVLAILDRRHSAGRATAAAREAREAGFDHVNLDLIYGTPGESADDFAASLDQVVAAGVDHVSAYALIVEDGTRLAARMRRGELPYPSDDVAADRYLAAEAALDAAGFSWYEVSNWARSEAARCRHNLLYWTGADWWGLGPGAHSHVGGVRWWNVKHPTAYAKRLAAGESPGLARELLTPDEAHMEDVMLRLRLASGLPLAVLDDAGRAAAARALADGLLAPPEYAAGRAVLTLRGRLLADAVVRDLLP from the coding sequence ATGCCCGGCGTCCTTCCAGATGGCGAGACCGTCCCCGCCGACGGCTCACTGCCCGCCGCCGCCCTGACCTCGGTCGGCGCGCGCGGCTTCGGCGTGTACGTCCACGTGCCGTTCTGCGCCAGCCGCTGCGGCTACTGCGACTTCAACACCTACACGGCGGCCGAGCTGGGCGGCGGTGCCGACCGCGAGTCGTACGCCGACACGGTGCTCGCCGAGCTGGCGCTGGCCCGCCGGGTGCTCGGCGACGCCCCGCCGCGCCGGGTGGACACCGTCTTCGTGGGCGGTGGCACGCCGACCCTGCTCCCCGCCGACGACCTGGCCCGCATCCTGGACGGGATCGACCGCACCTGGGGGCTGGCCGCCGACGCCGAGGTGACCACCGAGGCCAACCCCGAGTCGGTCACCCCCGACTCGCTGCGCACGCTGCGGAAGGCCGGCTACAACCGGATCTCGCTGGGCATGCAGTCCGCCGCGCCGGGAGTGCTGGCGATCCTGGACCGCAGGCACAGCGCCGGCCGGGCCACCGCCGCCGCCCGGGAGGCCCGGGAGGCCGGGTTCGACCACGTCAACCTGGACCTGATCTACGGCACGCCGGGGGAGAGCGCCGACGACTTCGCCGCCTCGCTGGACCAGGTGGTGGCGGCGGGCGTGGACCACGTCAGCGCGTACGCCCTGATCGTGGAGGACGGCACCCGGCTGGCGGCGCGGATGCGGCGCGGCGAGCTGCCATACCCCTCCGACGACGTGGCGGCGGACCGTTACCTGGCCGCGGAGGCCGCCCTCGACGCGGCCGGCTTCTCCTGGTACGAGGTCTCCAACTGGGCCCGTTCCGAGGCGGCCCGGTGCCGGCACAACCTGCTCTACTGGACGGGCGCGGACTGGTGGGGCCTCGGGCCGGGGGCGCACAGCCACGTCGGCGGGGTCCGCTGGTGGAACGTCAAGCACCCCACCGCGTACGCGAAGCGCCTGGCGGCGGGGGAGTCACCCGGCCTGGCCCGGGAGCTGCTCACGCCCGACGAGGCGCACATGGAGGACGTGATGCTGCGGCTGCGGCTCGCGTCGGGCCTGCCGCTCGCGGTGCTGGACGACGCCGGGCGGGCCGCCGCCGCGCGGGCCCTGGCCGACGGCCTGCTGGCCCCGCCGGAGTACGCGGCGGGGCGGGCGGTGCTCACCCTGCGCGGGCGGCTGCTGGCCGACGCGGTGGTCCGCGACCTGCTGCCCTGA
- a CDS encoding DUF4870 domain-containing protein translates to MTEPPRPPGAGDPGAQPDPTPPSAPYGSSEPPTAPLSGAPGGGGYPPPGGYPPPGGQPPSGGYPPPGGYPPPGAGYPTGGAYGAPTGGYANNDDKTWALVAHFGGAAGALISFGPLGFVAPLVAYLARGQQSPTVRAHALAALNFQILWSIIAFVLLFVSWCLLFLPSIAVVVIQILFGIIAGMKANEGQPYRYPMSASFIK, encoded by the coding sequence ATGACTGAACCACCTCGCCCGCCCGGAGCGGGGGACCCGGGCGCCCAGCCGGACCCGACCCCGCCGTCGGCACCGTACGGCTCGTCGGAGCCGCCCACCGCACCACTGTCCGGGGCACCGGGCGGCGGTGGCTATCCCCCGCCCGGTGGCTATCCGCCGCCCGGCGGTCAGCCGCCGTCGGGTGGCTACCCCCCGCCGGGCGGCTACCCGCCGCCGGGCGCCGGCTACCCCACCGGCGGGGCGTACGGCGCCCCCACCGGCGGCTACGCCAACAACGACGACAAGACCTGGGCGCTGGTCGCGCACTTCGGCGGGGCCGCCGGCGCGCTGATCAGCTTCGGTCCGCTGGGCTTCGTCGCCCCGCTCGTCGCCTACCTGGCCCGCGGTCAGCAGTCGCCGACCGTCCGGGCGCACGCCCTGGCCGCGCTGAACTTCCAGATCCTCTGGTCGATCATCGCGTTCGTGCTGCTCTTCGTGAGCTGGTGCCTGCTCTTCCTGCCCAGCATCGCGGTCGTGGTGATCCAGATCCTGTTCGGGATCATCGCCGGCATGAAGGCCAACGAGGGTCAGCCCTACCGCTACCCGATGTCCGCCAGCTTCATCAAGTGA
- a CDS encoding serine hydrolase domain-containing protein yields MVRQAQAQGRIPAVSAALHRADRPLWTCTVGQTGNDTPLGPETVFRIGSVTKTFTSVLVLQCRDDGLLDLDDPIGRHLDLPAHGELTVRRLLSHTAGLQREPHGDVWDTLRAPGVEQLLADLDRVERVLPTGRRYHYSNLGMALLGELVARLRGGTWAEVLAQRVLVPLGLTGTSPTPGERAATGFLVDAYSDEARPEPPTDFGAVAPAAQLWSTATDMARWAAFLADPAALDPTGAVLAPATLDEMRWPLTTTDETLWAAGFGLGLILVPQGQRVVHVGHDGAMPGFLAAAYGRRGGDGTAGAMGCAVLGSAGTGVEVFDLPHRLLAAAAEHDPADVPPWRPGPPAPDHLRGVLGRWWGEGFEYVFSWHDGALRARGADDPAGRPPAVFAPLPERPDVFRTVAGREVGELLRLTRDERGVVVRMHWATYRFTRAQETFDGYDFRTGS; encoded by the coding sequence ATGGTGCGGCAGGCGCAGGCGCAGGGGCGGATCCCGGCGGTCTCCGCCGCCCTGCACCGGGCCGACCGACCGCTCTGGACCTGCACCGTGGGCCAGACCGGCAACGACACCCCGCTCGGCCCGGAGACCGTGTTCCGGATCGGCTCGGTCACCAAGACCTTCACCTCGGTGCTGGTGCTCCAGTGCCGCGACGACGGGCTGCTCGACCTGGACGACCCGATCGGACGGCACCTGGACCTGCCGGCGCACGGCGAGCTGACCGTACGCCGGTTGCTGTCGCACACCGCGGGCCTGCAGCGGGAGCCGCACGGCGACGTGTGGGACACCCTGCGCGCGCCGGGCGTGGAGCAGCTCCTGGCCGACCTGGACCGGGTCGAGCGGGTGTTGCCCACCGGGCGGCGCTACCACTACTCCAACCTGGGCATGGCGCTCCTCGGCGAGCTGGTCGCCCGGCTGCGCGGCGGGACCTGGGCCGAGGTGCTGGCGCAGCGGGTGCTCGTCCCGCTCGGGCTGACCGGGACCTCGCCGACGCCGGGGGAGCGGGCGGCGACCGGATTCCTGGTGGACGCGTACTCGGACGAGGCCCGGCCGGAGCCGCCGACCGACTTCGGCGCGGTGGCCCCGGCCGCGCAGCTCTGGAGCACGGCGACCGACATGGCCCGCTGGGCGGCCTTCCTGGCCGACCCGGCCGCGCTGGACCCGACCGGCGCGGTGCTCGCCCCGGCCACCCTCGACGAGATGCGCTGGCCGCTGACCACCACCGACGAGACGCTCTGGGCGGCCGGCTTCGGGCTCGGCCTGATCCTGGTGCCGCAGGGGCAGCGGGTGGTGCACGTGGGGCACGACGGGGCGATGCCGGGCTTCCTGGCCGCGGCCTACGGCCGCCGCGGCGGGGACGGCACGGCGGGCGCGATGGGCTGCGCGGTGCTCGGCTCCGCCGGCACCGGCGTCGAGGTCTTCGACCTGCCGCACCGGCTGCTCGCCGCCGCGGCCGAGCACGACCCGGCCGACGTCCCGCCGTGGCGACCCGGCCCGCCGGCCCCCGACCACCTGCGCGGCGTGCTGGGCCGCTGGTGGGGCGAGGGCTTCGAGTACGTCTTCTCGTGGCACGACGGCGCCCTGCGGGCGCGCGGCGCGGACGATCCGGCGGGTCGCCCCCCGGCGGTCTTCGCCCCGCTGCCGGAGCGGCCGGACGTGTTCCGCACCGTCGCCGGGCGGGAGGTCGGCGAGCTGCTCCGGCTGACCCGCGACGAGCGGGGCGTGGTGGTCCGGATGCACTGGGCCACCTACCGCTTCACCCGCGCCCAGGAGACCTTCGACGGGTACGACTTCCGCACCGGTAGTTGA
- a CDS encoding enoyl-CoA hydratase-related protein — MTSPDALVRVATARGVTTLTLDSPHNRNALSTPLMTELLAGLAAAVADDTVRAVVLDHTGPVFCSGADLKETAAAYASGTVPAGMLGDVLAAVWECPKPVLAKVAGPARAGGLGLIAAADLAVCAQEATFAFTEVRIGVIPAVISATVLPRLHPRAAAELYLTGDTFDGRRAAEIGLVTAAVPADELDAAVARYCDSLVRGAPGALTGAKELLRRPAATDLRAEIAELATLSTGYFLSDEGREGVLAFREKRPARWVAALDGGRAAGAS, encoded by the coding sequence ATGACCTCTCCGGACGCTCTCGTGCGGGTCGCCACGGCCCGTGGGGTGACCACCCTCACCCTGGACAGCCCGCACAACCGCAACGCGCTCTCCACGCCGCTGATGACCGAGCTGCTGGCCGGGCTGGCCGCCGCGGTCGCCGACGACACCGTCCGGGCGGTCGTGCTGGACCACACCGGTCCGGTCTTCTGCTCCGGCGCCGACCTGAAGGAGACGGCCGCCGCGTACGCCAGCGGGACCGTGCCGGCCGGCATGCTCGGCGACGTCCTGGCGGCGGTGTGGGAGTGCCCGAAGCCGGTGCTGGCGAAGGTGGCCGGACCGGCCCGGGCCGGCGGACTGGGCCTGATCGCGGCGGCCGACCTGGCGGTCTGCGCGCAGGAGGCGACGTTCGCCTTCACCGAGGTCCGGATCGGGGTGATCCCGGCGGTCATCTCGGCGACGGTGCTGCCCCGGCTGCACCCGCGGGCCGCCGCCGAGCTCTATCTGACCGGGGACACCTTCGACGGCCGGCGGGCCGCCGAGATCGGCCTGGTCACCGCGGCGGTGCCGGCCGACGAGCTGGACGCCGCCGTGGCCCGGTACTGCGACTCCCTGGTCCGCGGCGCGCCGGGGGCGCTGACCGGGGCCAAGGAGCTGCTGCGCCGGCCGGCCGCCACCGACCTGCGCGCCGAGATCGCCGAGTTGGCGACGCTCTCCACCGGGTACTTCCTCTCGGACGAGGGTCGCGAGGGTGTCCTGGCCTTCCGGGAGAAGCGACCCGCGCGATGGGTGGCCGCTCTGGACGGGGGGCGGGCAGCGGGGGCGAGCTAG
- a CDS encoding histidine triad nucleotide-binding protein — protein sequence MGTDCLFCRIVAGEIPATVVRETATTLAFRDIDPKAPTHVLVIPKEHYADVATLAQGDPGLAGELLATAAVVAEEEGLTVDGFRLMFNTGPYGGQEVFHVHAHLLGGAPLGPMLCR from the coding sequence ATGGGAACCGACTGCCTGTTCTGCCGGATCGTCGCGGGAGAGATCCCGGCCACCGTGGTGCGGGAGACCGCCACCACCCTCGCCTTCCGGGACATCGACCCCAAGGCGCCCACCCACGTGCTGGTCATCCCGAAGGAGCACTACGCCGACGTGGCGACCCTCGCCCAGGGTGACCCGGGCCTGGCCGGCGAGCTGCTCGCCACGGCCGCCGTCGTGGCCGAGGAGGAGGGGCTGACCGTGGACGGGTTCCGGCTGATGTTCAACACCGGCCCGTACGGCGGCCAGGAGGTCTTCCACGTGCACGCGCACCTGCTCGGCGGTGCGCCGCTCGGCCCGATGCTCTGCCGCTGA
- the hrcA gene encoding heat-inducible transcriptional repressor HrcA, with product MGLDDRKLAVLRAIVEDYVATQEPVGSRALVERHQLGVSPATVRNDMAVLEEEGYIRQPHTSAGRVPTDRGYRLFVDRLSRVKPLSPAERRAIERFLVGAVDLDDVVHRTVRLLAQLTRQVAVVQYPSLARSSVRHLELVPISTTRLMLVMIADTGRVEQRLVELPAPTPAEDVTDLRRLVNEKLVGSRLSETPPLVQALVDEAAPHLRGAMTTLSTVLLETLVERHEERIALAGTANLTRGGLLDFQGSLRPILEALEEEVVMLKLIGEAESTTTRVLIGDENEIDNLRAASVVSTGYGPGSTALGGLGVLGPTRMDYPGTIATVRAVARYVGELLAQN from the coding sequence ATGGGTCTCGACGACCGCAAGCTCGCCGTGCTGCGCGCGATCGTCGAGGACTACGTCGCCACCCAGGAACCGGTGGGGAGCAGGGCCCTGGTCGAGCGCCACCAGCTGGGGGTCTCCCCGGCGACCGTCCGCAACGACATGGCGGTGCTGGAGGAGGAGGGCTACATCCGCCAGCCGCACACCAGTGCCGGCCGGGTGCCCACCGACCGCGGCTACCGGCTCTTCGTCGATCGGCTGTCCCGGGTCAAGCCGCTCAGCCCGGCCGAGCGCCGGGCCATCGAGCGCTTCCTGGTCGGCGCCGTCGACCTGGACGACGTGGTGCACCGCACGGTCCGCCTGCTGGCCCAACTCACCCGCCAGGTCGCCGTCGTGCAGTACCCGTCGCTGGCCCGCTCCTCGGTCCGCCACCTGGAGCTGGTGCCGATCTCCACCACCCGGCTGATGCTGGTCATGATCGCCGACACCGGGCGGGTCGAGCAGCGGCTGGTCGAGCTGCCCGCGCCGACCCCCGCCGAAGACGTCACCGACCTGCGCCGGCTGGTCAACGAGAAGCTCGTCGGCAGCCGGCTGTCGGAGACGCCGCCGCTGGTCCAGGCGCTGGTCGACGAGGCCGCGCCGCACCTGCGCGGGGCGATGACCACCCTGTCGACCGTGCTGCTGGAGACGCTCGTCGAGCGGCACGAGGAGCGCATCGCGCTGGCCGGCACCGCCAACCTGACCCGGGGCGGCCTGCTCGACTTCCAGGGCTCCCTGCGTCCGATCCTGGAGGCGCTGGAGGAGGAGGTGGTGATGCTCAAGCTGATCGGTGAGGCGGAGTCGACCACCACCCGGGTGCTGATCGGCGACGAGAACGAGATCGACAACCTGCGGGCCGCCTCCGTGGTCAGCACCGGATACGGCCCCGGCTCGACCGCGCTCGGCGGTCTGGGCGTGTTGGGTCCGACACGGATGGACTACCCCGGCACCATCGCCACGGTGCGGGCCGTGGCACGCTACGTGGGCGAGCTGCTGGCCCAGAACTGA